The DNA sequence CTGCGGCAGGACGATTTGACGCAGTTGGTAAGTGATAATCTGAGATAGATGACAATATACTAAAGAACACGGACCAAGTTTCCTGTGTCGGAGATCGGATTCGAACCGGCATCTCTAATTGCAGCTTAAGCTATAATCTCTTGCATGCATTTTTGAAAGACTGAACGCCTCTGATGGCACTATAAGAGCAAGCTTACACCTTTTTCTCCTACTCAGGCTTGTTGCGTAAATCgtgataaattaaataagtattttagGCCAGACGTAGATAAGAAATAAAGCAGTGTTACGAATTCTGAAACTAAACCTAAAAATCGATTACAAACTATCAGTGACAACCAGTTACATCATTTCTTTTACAGGAATTCAACCAATCAGGCGCCCTATCAAAATGCAAGCCGCGCCGCCTCCTCCTGCTCAACGACCTGGTGGTGTGCGTGTCGGTGTGCAACAGCGGCGACGACGCGGAGCGGCTCGGGCTGAAGTGGGCGCACCCCGTGCAGGACGTGGACGTGCTCGACACCGGCACCTCGCCCACGCTCAGCCGGGTGCTGGCTCAAGGTACCCGCTGGCTCATTGTGTACCTGGTGGTAACTTTCTATGCAAGGATTACATCTATATTTAAATGGCAGTGTCAATCGCAAGCCGTAGGCCAATAGCAGGCGCGATGCGGCACTGTCATTTCATTATAGAATTTATCTTCTGTATAGAAAGTTGTCATCAGATGTATAATACTGTACGGTGTTTAGTATCAAACTGATTCCGGATTCGAGACTTCTTCTAGGTTTAGAGAATTTTATACCTTCAGTTCCGCGACTGCTCGCAACCATTATTACTCTGACCACTGTATAGAAGGCTCAAACTCCTTTGACTCTAGTAAGACCTGATCAGATTCCAGCCAGCCGTTTGATGTGaatcatatattatattatatattatggaTGCAGTTGAAGCGTAACAAACTATAAAAGCATCCAGTTCTCAGTTCAGGTGTTCCAGTGATCTGTCTAATTTTACAGTTTTGCAGATATATGACGTACTTTTATGGTAAATTATGACTATTGAATCCTTCATTAAACAATTATGTAGATCCTAGTTTTACGTATTTGTATGGGTGAAAGTATGTATATACgcgtatataaaataaaaacgccTATGATCTAATTCTTAAGTAGTATAGGCACGCTTGAATAACCACGTAAAACATTGACTTCACTTTGCCTTGTAAATTGCGCTCGTACTTATACTAACCTTTTCAATTAATTTCCTACCATACTTAATCCTTTTCCATTCCAGGGATGAATCGAAGCGGCAGTCTCCGCAGTAACTCAAGCAGTACGTCGCCGGCTACAGGCGACTCTCTCTGCAACGAGATGTCGACGTTGATGCACGACTACGAGACGGTCTCGCGTATGGCCGACCTCGCCGCTTCACTCAAGACGCCGTACCACGAGCTCGCGCCGGAAATGTTCAGAGCGTTGTTACAAAACATACAGCAGAGTATACAGGTGAGATTCAACATTTACAGTCAAATATACCACAACACTTGCCATAAGTGATCTATGATCTGTCGTCTACCGGCGACTTTCTGCAACGAGATGTCGACGTTGATGCACGACTACGAGACGGTATCGCGGATGGCCGACCTCGCCGCTTCACTCAAGACGCCGTACTACGAGCTTGCGCCGGATATGTTCAGAGCGTTGCTACAAAACATACAGCAGAGTATACAGGTGAATACCTTAAAGATGAGCTACTGTCGTCTATGATTGCGTATTAATATTGTCAGTATGATGTCACAATTGTTCAAAAGTGTCATTAAAGGCGACGTTATGTGGTGGCAAAACATTTAAGgtcaacattaaaaaaaatctgtacTTTTAGTTTTGCTATGTGTAAGTCAAGATCCGTAATTATGTTTTTAACGGGAGTCAGACCTATGGAATGGCGGCTGGTTGTACAATATTTAacgttaatatttaaattttcaaccgTTTTCAGAAAAAAGACGACGAAATGGCGTGGGTGGACTCATGCTGTCTACAACTGACGATCCGGGGCCGCGAGGAGCCGGTCACGTTCCGCGCGCAGGAGCCCGGCGCGCGCCTCGCCTGGGCCACCGAGCTGCGCCTCGCACAACTCGCGCAAGCTTCCGCGAACTCTCCCGCGTGGCGGTTACCTGCGCCGCAGCATCCACCTGCTCACAAGATGCCGCTTTTCGTGGCCGCTACACCGGTGCACTCCTCCAAGTATCTCACAGAGGTGAGCGAGACTTTAATACAAAGTAAACATTTCATCCGGTTCGCGTGCTACGGAGTTGCGCTTAGCACAGCCAGCGCAAGCTTCGGCGAATTCACCTGCTTGTCGGTTGCCCGCGCCACAGCACCCACATGTTCATAAAATGCCGCTTTTCGTGGCCGCCACACCAGTGCACTCTTCCAAGTATCTCACAGAGGTAGATCGACGACAGGGAGTATGTCGTTTAATttaactacctacttaattgGCAAGCACGAGTGCAGTTTGGTTGTGGAATGGCATATTAAAAACATCTATTAGAACCTAGCTTTGCAATATGTATAGTTCAAAATCTGCCATACAACCACCGGACAAGCCGCACGGGTCCAAGTAGTAGGACCCGAAttaaaatatggtaaaatatacatgtagtattattgtacagtcagcggcagaagttgctaagtgggtaaagtgttgaaaatgatcttgacacgactttattgtaaGAGCATAAGAGCGAaccaaggtaattttgaacacctcgcccgcttagcaacttctgctgctgactgtatatctTGCAAAATCTAAGTGCAATTCATCTACTTAGGTACTCTAGTATAAATACCCGTTTTATCCTCGACCTATTACTATTAATTGCTTCGAATTAAGGTTGTTTAGGCTcttgcacagacaaaacatcctccagacttagcatagtcgcgctagcccctctgccacgcatacggtaattttactccatgttcgaatcgaaagtgtctttgtgtgacgtccgtgtctttgaacggatcaatcacggcacgggacttcgctgacctcgtcccgcgcgcccccgcatttttggcatcatcggttgcatgaaataattgttctaaactcggtctagaggattcctagtgtaTGGGCTCTTGTTCTACAATCTGTGTACTATTTCAATGGTAATGTGTGAGTGTCGTTTGTTCGGTCAGGTCCGCTGCGGCTGCTTCTACACGTCGTCGTCGTCGAGCCGCGGCGCGTCCAtgcggcgcgcgcgctcgcTGCTGTGGGTGTGCGCGGCCGGCTCCGCGCCCGACAGCCACGTGGCCGTGCTCACGCACCGCGCCGCCAAGCTCAAGACGCTCGTCACGCTGCAGCTGCTCGACACCAAGGTACGCTATTCTGTAcattacgagccccgatgcatatgttttcgtcaaagaccattttttgaggttctcgcgtttgtacAAAAGTAATGTTTCAGTTTAAAAATTACTCATATTATGCTTATATTAAtgtagtttaattttatatggtaatattCTACAATAACGATTTGACGGGTAGGAATATAACAGATGTGAAAAGGAGGCTAATACTAGGATAAGCAACACGGTTCTGCCAATTTACCTACTAACAATTTTAtctcgagcccatgcatgcagcagtgttGTAGGATAGGataatatgatttggacaacgtttttgaaaagtacattctttcaccaataaaagtctcaaacattactattatggttcccattactgggtcattttatgttcatgtgtaaaatttattagaataaacaaaattgttgtgtGGAACTAGACGAACTAATTTGCATCGGGGTTCGTACATGTTTAAACAACAAAGTGTTGTAAGTAATGTACCTAATCCATTGTTTTCACTTGTTCAGGTGACCTCAATGGAATATGCCAAAGGGATCCGTCAAGTGACCACGCTGTGCGGCGACACAGTGTGGCTCGGCACTGACGACAAGAAAATCATCGTCTTCTCCGGCGTCGAGCCCGAGAAACAGGAGAAGCTGGCCGAAGTCAACACCATCGCGCCGGTCACGCAGATCAAGTACCACTGCGACGCCATGTTCGTGGGACTCGCCAACGGGCGAGTGTCAGTCTACCGAAGGAACCATGACGACTCGTGGGCCCTTCAGGAACCGCTAGCTATAGAGCTAGGCGACCAGCCTGTGCACTGCGTACTGCCTGTCGATGGGATAATTTACGCTTCTTGCGGAAGAAGAGTCTTCGCTATAAACGCGCTGACAGCTGAAATATTACGCATATTAGAACTTAAAGGTGACAGCGACCGCTCTGTAAGGTACTTAGCGCATTCTGGCGTCGGACTTTGGGCCGCATGCACGGATTCCACGTACGTGAGTCTTTACCACGCCGAAACGTTCGAGCATCTGCAGAATATTGATATCGCTGCCGATGTGGCCAAGACGATCGGAGCCAGGGAGGGAAGCAAACCCGCCTACGTCTCTGCTTTGCTCGCTGTGCAAGGGCTTCTTTGGGTCGGTACGACCGCCGGCGTTAGCGTCACCGTGCCTCTGCCCAAGCTCGAAGGGTTACCACTTATCGGTGGACATATCGGGGTGTCATACCACGCACATGCCGGTCCCGTCAGTTTCCTGCTTCCACTACTACCGGAGACGAAGGAAGTCGACGTCAACGTCGTCCGACGGAATCTATCCAACGCTCGCGCGTACCAAGCCACCCTCTCCGAAAACAGCGTCCTCCACGAATACAAAGAGGAGATGTCGAAAGAGGACGGCGAAAAACCCAAACTGGAGAGGCGGATATCGGAGGAGCTGAGCCCGTACCGCCCGCAACGCGTGCAATCGGCCGTCGTGCGCCGCAAAAAGCCCGGGGACGTCCGCCTCAGCAAAACTCTTCCCAAATGTGCCAACCTGAACGCCTGCGACGTGTACGGGCTGTACGGCGATCTCATGTTCGTGAAAGACTGCGCCGGGGAGAGCGACGTCAGCGGGTCCGGGGGCGAGGCGCTCCGGCGGAGCGACCCCGAGCTGGCGGCCATCCCGTTCCGCGTCAGCACCCTCGACCGGCGGCTCCGCATGCGAGCCGGCCGGCCGAGGAGCCTCGACCTGTCGAGCTGGTCGGTCGACTCCCGGGCGTCCAGCCTCTGCACGTCGTCGGGCAGCGAGGAGTCGATGGCGCTGCGCGGCGTGTCGCGGACGAGCTCGGGCGCGTCCGGGGCGGCCGGGCTGGCGCCCGTGTCCGCGTCGACGCCCGACTCGAGCGCCTCCTCGGCGTCGTCGGGCCCGGCGCCGGCCGAGCGCGCCGCCAACAAGCCGGCGGCGCGCAGCCTGCGCGGCGCGGACTACGTGGTGGGCgagggcgcggcgcggcgctccGTGGTGACGGTGGTGGGCGGGCGCGGCTACGTGGACTGGCGGCAGACGGCCGACGCCGCCGAGCGGCCCTCGCCCGCCGCCGAGCCCAACCCCAAAGACGCCCACCTCATCCTGTGGGAGATGCGCTTGTGACGAgaccgcccgtccgtccgtctcgCTCTGACTCGCGTCGATTTCGAACCGATATGCCCGCACCGAAAAAATATGAGAGCGGCGGTCGCTGGATGACGCTTCTCTGGACGAGTTCGCATCTCGGTTTGACATCGCGTATCAAATATTTTGTGTCATATTTGAGATAATCGTGCTATTGTAAATACGTGAATGCTTATAGATTTACGGTTATTCCTATAGCGTAcacgataaaataaaatttaatgacTTCGTATACAAATACGAGACCTATGTAAAGTTCGATCCCGCTAACTATGCAAGGATACGTTCGAATCTATGTTTAGCTCGACCGAGAAGCTGTACTTCATATGATAGTTATATTAGTTAATGTTTGACTGCATGCTTTGGgtgttataataaataataaatattatatagaacattcttacacagattgactaagtcccacagtaagctcaagaaggcttgtgttgtgggtactcagacaacgatatatataatagacaaatacttaaatacatagaaaacacccatgactcaggaacaaatatctgtatcatcatacaaataaatgccttacttgcttactgggattcgaacccaggaccatcggcttcgcaggcagggtcactacccactaggccagaccggtcgtcaaaattattataatgttaTTAGCGCTAAACTAAGATTTAACGTAAAGTAGATTATAGTAAAGGGGAGGGATACGATACACTGAGTGAATGATTGTGATAagctttaaattatttttctatacTCGGACAGCTAGAAGTCGGTTGGTCCGAAGTTTACATTGGTTTATCGTATCGTATTTATGCGCTGGTGCATTATTTTTGTGATGTTTTATATTCAAATGTTATATGAAATTGTGGATGATAATATATTGAAGTAATGCGTTACATAGAGAATAATACGCACACGAGAACATTTAAAATCCTCTAACAACCCATTGAATACTTGCAATTTACACAAAAATGCATTCGTATTTAACTTACAAAGCCTAAATTTGATTTGTAATTTTTCAAATTGATAAAATTACTGTCATACAAATCTATGGAATGTCCACTTTTATTGATTTCGAAAAATCTATTCAGCCATTTCAATGAAACTAACCTCGAATCCGAATCGAATATATACTGGATAAAACGACATTGTGATTTATTTTCACGTAATTATAACGATCCGCCATATTAACATAGGTTAGATTTcgttgtaaattgtaattataatttCCGAGTTACGAATacgtaagttaaaaaaaatctgatgAATTGTTTGTAATTGTAAACTATTGAACCTAGTGGCCTTATGAATTTCCAGTGTGGTGATTGTAGCATTCGTTCAAACTTTATTGTTGGACATATGTTTAATGTCGCTTTAAGAATTAGACTGATTTAGCTTAAGCGTTAAAGTATACTTTAGTTAAATTTTAGTGATTAAGGCGAACGTACGACAATCGAACGAATCCTTCACTGTTAAATGTGTCTATTTTAGTGCCGTTTTATCTGTTTGTTTCACGTCCTCTCAAAATTTCTTTGTTACAAATCTAAAAGTTAGTAAAATGTTACAAATCTGGAATCAATAATGTTACACCTTTGTTAAACATGTTTGGAGCATATTCCGAGCCAGTGCATATTGCTAGGTCACTTCACTTAAATGTGCCTGACTTTTGTAATAACTTTTGACCCGTTTTGGGCTTGTCCAATTAAGCTTAAAGCGGAGCTTAATAACGTTTTGTACGTAAATTGATTTAACATGTTGGTTATTGTTAGTCGCTAGGTAGTTGTTAGCGGTCAGTACCTACACCTAACCTGAGTTGTTACTCCCTTCTACTGTGAGTACCTCAAGCAAACCAGTAGGTACTATAGagcgaccgcttaaatgagtcctcgcctgcgcggtatgggggcgacggggtaggacgactaagggtaggtgcgggcggcaggcatACGcccatttaagcggtcggtctatagtttAGATTTCCGATTTTTATATTACGTATCGTGATATGTTATATTGGTTCGTTTGGAGTATTCAGTAGTGAGTAAAGGGTCTGCGCAAACGGCTCTCGCGAGCTAAGGGCACAGAGGACGGGAAAAAAGTGTTGGCTTAGCTTGTCAAGGCCCATCAGGGGCCTGTAAAGTACAGTCGCtattacttatacatactatatgtataatatcgggggtatcgtcttgggttcgtcattctacattgaaagccaccgacgattgcgACGAATGTAGAATCAAtcggtgacgaaagcagaataggactaatttaagaacttgacgacaAACGAATGGGGCGACCCAAGACTATACCATATCGGGCAAGGTGCTCAACATGTATTAACATGCCATCTTAATGACTTGACAGTTGAGGCGTGTTCATATAGATATATGTGAGCGATCTGGCAGTTCATATATATATGATAGCGATGTTACTCTAGTTAGTGGGCACCGTTGATCAATTCAGTCCTCTGTGCTAAGGGTACAGTCAAATCCAAAGAATTAATCAGGCATTATATTAGACGCCGATCGATTTCCTCCACGCCCATACCCCTCTCCGAAGTATTCAATGTGCCAAATTGTAAAATATCTGATTTACTTATTACAAAACTTGTacagaaataaatttagttacaataatgtaaataaaatagtttCTCAGCTCACGTAATCcttgttttatatatttttgatagAAAACTTGCAGACTTTTACGTGAGGTTTGAATCGAATAattaagtttatatttatataaacagGATCCTGAAACCGATATATCTCGAAAAGTTTATTGTTATCCCATAAAGAAACCTATTAAGTTTATTTTGAATTGaagcgaaaatatttttatttatgcaaCAAAATGTCACAACATATATGTACTtcgtgtaaataaatattaagttttataTACACACTgtaacattttgttttattcctaTCCAAACGTCTCTAGATTGAACCACATGTTGTATCTGGTCTTTAAAATGAAAGATTTAAGATTTGGTGAGTGGCTTTATTTGGGATAAGTCATTAAAACTGACGTGGTGTAAGATAGGTGATGGATAGCTGCAGTAGTAGGTATGTCAGTTGGATTCAGAGACCTGCAAAAaagtagtatatatatttattaccgCCACCGAGTTCTCAACTACTGCTAATTATttctatttacaaaaaaatatttattaaaaggaAAAGTTATATGGAAAATCTCGTGCCCCCAGGAATAAATTAGATACAAGATTCGTGCTAACCATTTCGCTTCTTGCACTGCTTAAGCGCCTCTTGGAAAGCAGCGCATTCAGTCAGGTCCTGACGTTCCGCCGCGCAGTTGAGAAACGTGGCTATCTCGTAGGCGCAGGGGCCGGACGGCGGCTGGTCCATGGAATAGTTGCGGGGAAGCACCTCAACCACCTCCTGGCGCCGGCGACCGGTGAACAGGCTGGTGAGAGCCTCACCCGCTATGTGACCCTGCAATACAATTAAAATAGCATTGACCATGCCTTACGTTTTAAGAGTGCCGTTTGGAAGTGTATTAAAGCTcgggttttcctaggatagcggtgccgtcatatagcggccgtctccatacaaatacttcgacatccatatttagacGTATCATTTAGTATCCTAGGAAAATCGATCTTAAATGGAGTCATGTCACCTACTGGATTTTAAAGAATTGGTGCCATTGGACAGTGGACTGTCGGCGTAAAATTAAACAGATGTAGCATAACCGGATTGTTTTAACTAattataaaagtttaaaaataagtaggtaggtaccaccCTACTTAACTATTCGTAAATATTAAGGTGAAGTAAGTTTCACGAAAAGAATAGGTAATTTGCATTTCTATTCTATTACACGAAGCGGGGCGTTTCATTTGTATTCACGAGCCATTTAGCATAAGGTTACCTATTTGTATTTTGCCTTATGACCTTTATTACAGGAAATCCTAGACAAAACCAAACAATGATACTTACTTGATGCTTATTATGTCGATGACGGTACCTTTTGGTACATAGTGTGAACGACAGTTCAATAAAACAATCCGATGATTCAGCAAGACGTATATTCACGTACTCTCCGACACAGTTAAGTAAGTTACATCAAATCACAACGTTTGGATATAACAATCTGACAACACGATCTGCACTCGTTCGTAGTCTCACTCGTTCTGCCCCCCAACCGTAGCGTCAGTTGCCGCCATCTTGTCTCACCGGAAGAGTTACGATTAGAACTGGCGCGACCAATCGGGAGCCAGCACGAAATGTCAAATACTCACTTCCGCTACTTATTAAATGAATATATTTTGATAAACAGTCTTAACACTGTTTATCAAAATATACAGAtatttaaattacatattttaataattaattatgacaATGAAATGCTAACAGTCGGCCTTTCCTGACTTTTTATCGTCTCGATAAAATGCCAGTAATCAGTAAACTATAAACTATGACATGCCTCAATTTCAACAGTTAGGGTTTAATTTGAcaataataatgtttattttcctaattttaaaatgttaacAAAATTAGGATCCATTTGCTTTTCATACTTATTCTACTATGTTATATTTGTAACATATTATCTATCCATAACACTGGTTTAACAATAATGATGcgatcattttaaatatttatattggaCATTTCCAAAACACAACTTACATATAAATCGCAGTACTGGAGCCCCCTTCATGTCTCCAATACTGCCTCATATAATCTAATCACAACATGGAGCCCCTTCATGTCTCCAATATTGCCTCATATAAACTAATCACAGTACTGGAGCCCCTGCATGTCTCCAATACTGCctcatataaataataacaatactgGAGCCCCTTCATGTCTCCAATACTGACTTATATAACTAATTACAATACTGGAGCCCCTTCATGTCTCCAATACTGCCTCGTATAACTAATCACAATACTGAAGCCCCTTCATGTCTTCAATATTGTCTCATAACAATTAATCATAGTACTGGAGCCCCTTAATGTCTCCAATACTCTCTATAGCCTtgaattcgacattaagagtcTCAACAAGTCAATGTACACGTTAATCAACCATAACTTCAATGAATTGTAATAATTCTATCGTAACACATATTAACTCGTTACACATTTTACTGATCTACTCATATCATTGTTAATTGTATATAATACTTCCTTCGCCCAGATGCGAGACTTTTACATTACACTTCCTTGCCAATCAAAAGTTACGACTCATCACTTTCACTGCTAGAATCAATATCATTACTCCTATTGAATACCATCCAACGATGCATTTTGTCAACTGAGAAAATCCCACTAAACGGTCTATTACCCTTTCGAGAGAGTGGAGTGTCCTCCACAACGTACCTATCATTGTCAAGTACTTCAACAACGCGATACGGGCCCCGAAGTTTAGATACTAGCTTTCTACTCTGCCCACTCGATGGTATGTCCCTCTCTAACCTTACTAAATCCCCAACCTGAAAAGTGAGCTGTTTTCTACCCTTATCAAACGCTGCTTTTTGCTTTTCTTGATTTAACCGGACATGCTCAGAAATTTCACTACGAATATCTTCAAGTGAGTGATTAGTCTCTACCGTACTCTTATTTTGTGTATCGTCACTCTGCGTCACTGAATCGTCATTTTCAATGTGTGATTGTAGCACTGAGTCTGACATTCCAGATAATCTAAAACCAAAAAGTGCTTGCGAAGGTGTCTTACCCGTGCCCTTATTAATAGTGTTGTTTAAACCCCATTGTACTTCGTCAACATATTCGTCCCATGACGTTTCCGATTTACCATGGGTAACAGCAGTAAGAGAAGATAAAACCGTTCGGTTGTATCTCTCAACTTGCCCGTTGGCACGTGGTGTCGCGGTTGCGTTGAGGATATGTTTGACCCCTCGAGAATGTAAGTACTTTTTGAAACTTTTAGCCGTGAACGATGTCCCTCTATCAGATATTAGCCGTTTTGGCACGTCAAAAGTGTGGAAGTAATGTTTAATAGCTCTAATCGAATGAACAGCTTTTGTACTTTTCACTGGAATTAACATGATATATTTTGTGAACGCATCTATTATTATAAGTAAGTAAGCGTTTTTCCTTTTGCTGCGTACGAAGGGACCCAGGTGGTCAATATGGATAGTATGAAACGGTCGGTCAACTTTTTCAATGGGATGTAGTTCACCAGCCTTTTTCCCTGATGGTACCTTCGCATGCGCACACTCTAAGCACGAATCGACGTATTTCTTAATAAATCGTCTCATTTTAGCAAACCAATAATTGCTCTTAATTTTCTCATAGGTTTTGTCGAAACCAAAATGGCCAATATCATCATGACTAGCCTTCAGCACCTGCCATCTGACGCCTTTTGGTACAACCCAGCGATCACCGTCTTCAGTTTTCCTAAATAACAACCCCCTCTTGACCAAGTAGTTATTTTTGATTTCTACAACATTATTGCTTTCTGGGTCATTAAGTATGTTTACTATCCTCTGAAGTTCGGGATCACTGCTCTGTACCGTAGTTATCCAATTGGAACTAATATTTCGAATATTTAAAACAGGGGTCGATTTTAAATCAGGGGGATTACGGCTCAACGCATCAACATGAGCCATGGTTAAGCCAGGCTTGTATACAATATTGAAGTCGTATTCTTGGAGTATGCTCCACCAGCGCGCCACTCTCGGTAACATGTCTTTCTTATCAAAGGTGGCTCTAAGCGAGTTACAATCAGTGACAATGGTGAAGGAAATACCTAACAAGTACACACGAAAGCGCTGCACGGAACATACTACGGCAAGAGTCTCTAAATCATAAGAGGTGAACTTTGCTTCTTCCGGCGAAGTCTGCCTACTAAAGTATGCGACTGCAGTAAATGGAGAGTCTTTATCTCGTCTTTGAAGAAGTATGCCCGCTATCCCATGTTTCGAGGCATCTGTGTGAACCTGGGTTTCATATGAAGGGTCGTAAAAGGACAATATCGGTCGTTTAATTAACTCATTTTTCAATGTAACAAATGCGTTTTCTTCAGCTTCCCCCCATGTCCAGCGGGCATCCTTCTTCAATAGTTGAGTTAAGGGTTTTGCAAGTGCCGAAAACCCTTTGACAAACCGGCGAAAGAAACTCGCTAAACCGATGAATTGTCTTACCTTGTGCTGGTCTGTAGGTCTGGGAAATTTCTCTACCGCTTCTATCTTGCTAACACCAGGCCGTATACCCTCCTCGCTAATTTCAAACCCGAGATAATTTATGGACTGCATCAAAAAGTGACACTTTTTAAGATTTAACGTCAGCCCTGATTTGCGAAACAGCTCTAATACCTCCCtcaatttaataagtccttcaTCAACAGTCTTCGACGGAATGTTCACATCATCCATGTATGCTAGAGCGTCTTTGAATCTAGCGTTACCTAAAATGTTATTGATTGCCCTTTGAAAAGTGGACGGTGCATTAACTAACCCAAAGGGCATTCTTGTGAACTCATAATGCCCGTCCGGCGTTATGAACGCAGTTAGGTGTCTCGAGGGTTCAGCCATGGGGATCTGATAATATCCAGAAACCAAGtctaaagctgtataaaattTATGACCAGAAAGGTTATCTAATTGATCATCTATCCTCGGGAGAGGATAATGTTCTTTGATTGTACGTTTGTTGAGAGTCCTAAAATCCACACAAAGGCGGTAATCGCCTGTTTTCTTTTTAACTAACAAAATCGGTGATGCGTATTCTGAAGAAGACTGTTGCACGATACCCGATTCTTCTAGTTCCTGAACTATATCCCTAACTACCTCTCGCTCTGAAAGGGGTAACCGATATGGTCTATATACCACAGGTGTAGGGTCATTAAGTTTAATACTCATTTCCGTGTTGGTAACACACCCTAGCTCCTTGATCGAAAACGCGAAGCAATCTCTGTACTCATTTAACAAATCAACTAATTTATGCCGGTCA is a window from the Cydia fagiglandana chromosome 13, ilCydFagi1.1, whole genome shotgun sequence genome containing:
- the LOC134670190 gene encoding coiled-coil-helix-coiled-coil-helix domain-containing protein 10, mitochondrial-like translates to MPFGRSRSGGSPRRTPYSRAERQVPSRAPPIIVQPQRSVFRDAAAVAGGVTVGTTMGHIAGEALTSLFTGRRRQEVVEVLPRNYSMDQPPSGPCAYEIATFLNCAAERQDLTECAAFQEALKQCKKRNGL